The Microcebus murinus isolate Inina chromosome 4, M.murinus_Inina_mat1.0, whole genome shotgun sequence genome has a segment encoding these proteins:
- the DPF2 gene encoding zinc finger protein ubi-d4 isoform X1 has product MAAVVENVVKLLGEQYYKDAMEQCHNYNARLCAERSVRLPFLDSQTGVAQSNCYIWMEKRHRGPGLASGQLYSYPARRWRKKRRAHPPEDPRLSFPSIKPDTDQNLKKEGLISQDGSSLEALLRTDPLEKRGAPDPRVDDDSLGEFPVTNSRARKRILEPDDFLDDLDDEDYEEDTPKRRGKGKSKGKGVGSARKKLDASILEDRDKPYACDNSFKQKHTSKAPQRVCGKRYKNRPGLSYHYAHSHLAEEEGEDKEDSQPPTPVSQRSEEQKSKKGPDGLALPNNYCDFCLGDSKINKKTGQPEELVSCSDCGRSGHPSCLQFTPVMMAAVKTYRWQCIECKCCNICGTSENDDQLLFCDDCDRGYHMYCLTPSMSEPPEGSWSCHLCLDLLKEKASIYQNQNSS; this is encoded by the exons ATGGCGGCTGTGGTAGAGAATGTAGTGAAGCT CCTTGGGGAGCAATACTACAAAGATGCCATGGAGCAGTGCCACAATTACAATGCCCGCCTCTGTGCTGAGCGCAGTGTACGCTTGCCTTTCTTGGACTCACAGACCGGAGTCGCCCAGAGCAACTGTTATATCTGGATGGAAAAGCGACATCGGGGTCCAG gaTTGGCCTCTGGACAGCTGTACTCCTATCCTGCCCGGCGCTGGCGGAAAAAACGGCGAGCCCACCCCCCTGAGGATCCACGACTTTCCTTCCCATCTATTAAACCAG ACACAGACCAGAACCTGAAGAAGGAGGGGCTGATCTCTCAGGATGGCAGTAGTTTAGAGGCGCTGTTGCGCACCGACCCTCTGGAGAAGCGAGGTGCCCCAGATCCCCGAGTTGATGATGACAGCTTGGGCGAGTTTCCTGTGACCAACAGTCGAGCACGGAAG CGGATCCTAGAACCTGATGATTTCCTAGATGACCTCGATGATGAAGACTATGAGGAGGATACTCCCAAACGTCGGGGCAAGGGAAAATCCAAG GGTAAGGGTGTGGGCAGTGCCCGTAAGAAGCTGGACGCTTCCATCCTGGAGGATCGGGACAAGCCCTATGCCTGTGACA aTAGTTTCAAACAAAAGCATACCTCGAAAGCGCCCCAGAGAG TTTGTGGGAAACGTTACAAGAACCGACCAGGCCTCAGTTACCACTATGCCCACTCCCACTTGGCTGAGGAGGAGGGCGAGGACAAGGAAGACTCCCAGCCACCCACTCCTGTTTCCCAGAGGTCCGAGGAGCAGAAAT CCAAGAAAGGTCCTGATGGATTGGCCTTGCCCAACAACTACTGTGACTTCTGCTTGGGTGACTCAAAGATCAACAAGAAGACAGGACAGCCAGAGGAGCTGGTGTCCTGTTCTGACTGTGGCCGCTCAG GGCATCCTTCTTGCCTCCAGTTTACCCCTGTGATGATGGCGGCAGTGAAGACCTACCGCTGGCAGTGCATCGAGTGCAAGTGCTGCAACATCTGCGGCACCTCTGAGAATGAC GACCAGCTACTCTTCTGTGATGACTGTGATCGTGGCTACCACATGTACTGTCTTACCCCGTCCATGTCTGAGCCTCCTGAAG
- the DPF2 gene encoding zinc finger protein ubi-d4 isoform X2 yields the protein MAAVVENVVKLLGEQYYKDAMEQCHNYNARLCAERSVRLPFLDSQTGVAQSNCYIWMEKRHRGPGLASGQLYSYPARRWRKKRRAHPPEDPRLSFPSIKPDTDQNLKKEGLISQDGSSLEALLRTDPLEKRGAPDPRVDDDSLGEFPVTNSRARKRILEPDDFLDDLDDEDYEEDTPKRRGKGKSKGKGVGSARKKLDASILEDRDKPYACDICGKRYKNRPGLSYHYAHSHLAEEEGEDKEDSQPPTPVSQRSEEQKSKKGPDGLALPNNYCDFCLGDSKINKKTGQPEELVSCSDCGRSGHPSCLQFTPVMMAAVKTYRWQCIECKCCNICGTSENDDQLLFCDDCDRGYHMYCLTPSMSEPPEGSWSCHLCLDLLKEKASIYQNQNSS from the exons ATGGCGGCTGTGGTAGAGAATGTAGTGAAGCT CCTTGGGGAGCAATACTACAAAGATGCCATGGAGCAGTGCCACAATTACAATGCCCGCCTCTGTGCTGAGCGCAGTGTACGCTTGCCTTTCTTGGACTCACAGACCGGAGTCGCCCAGAGCAACTGTTATATCTGGATGGAAAAGCGACATCGGGGTCCAG gaTTGGCCTCTGGACAGCTGTACTCCTATCCTGCCCGGCGCTGGCGGAAAAAACGGCGAGCCCACCCCCCTGAGGATCCACGACTTTCCTTCCCATCTATTAAACCAG ACACAGACCAGAACCTGAAGAAGGAGGGGCTGATCTCTCAGGATGGCAGTAGTTTAGAGGCGCTGTTGCGCACCGACCCTCTGGAGAAGCGAGGTGCCCCAGATCCCCGAGTTGATGATGACAGCTTGGGCGAGTTTCCTGTGACCAACAGTCGAGCACGGAAG CGGATCCTAGAACCTGATGATTTCCTAGATGACCTCGATGATGAAGACTATGAGGAGGATACTCCCAAACGTCGGGGCAAGGGAAAATCCAAG GGTAAGGGTGTGGGCAGTGCCCGTAAGAAGCTGGACGCTTCCATCCTGGAGGATCGGGACAAGCCCTATGCCTGTGACA TTTGTGGGAAACGTTACAAGAACCGACCAGGCCTCAGTTACCACTATGCCCACTCCCACTTGGCTGAGGAGGAGGGCGAGGACAAGGAAGACTCCCAGCCACCCACTCCTGTTTCCCAGAGGTCCGAGGAGCAGAAAT CCAAGAAAGGTCCTGATGGATTGGCCTTGCCCAACAACTACTGTGACTTCTGCTTGGGTGACTCAAAGATCAACAAGAAGACAGGACAGCCAGAGGAGCTGGTGTCCTGTTCTGACTGTGGCCGCTCAG GGCATCCTTCTTGCCTCCAGTTTACCCCTGTGATGATGGCGGCAGTGAAGACCTACCGCTGGCAGTGCATCGAGTGCAAGTGCTGCAACATCTGCGGCACCTCTGAGAATGAC GACCAGCTACTCTTCTGTGATGACTGTGATCGTGGCTACCACATGTACTGTCTTACCCCGTCCATGTCTGAGCCTCCTGAAG
- the DPF2 gene encoding zinc finger protein ubi-d4 isoform X3 — MEQCHNYNARLCAERSVRLPFLDSQTGVAQSNCYIWMEKRHRGPGLASGQLYSYPARRWRKKRRAHPPEDPRLSFPSIKPDTDQNLKKEGLISQDGSSLEALLRTDPLEKRGAPDPRVDDDSLGEFPVTNSRARKRILEPDDFLDDLDDEDYEEDTPKRRGKGKSKGKGVGSARKKLDASILEDRDKPYACDNSFKQKHTSKAPQRVCGKRYKNRPGLSYHYAHSHLAEEEGEDKEDSQPPTPVSQRSEEQKSKKGPDGLALPNNYCDFCLGDSKINKKTGQPEELVSCSDCGRSGHPSCLQFTPVMMAAVKTYRWQCIECKCCNICGTSENDDQLLFCDDCDRGYHMYCLTPSMSEPPEGSWSCHLCLDLLKEKASIYQNQNSS; from the exons ATGGAGCAGTGCCACAATTACAATGCCCGCCTCTGTGCTGAGCGCAGTGTACGCTTGCCTTTCTTGGACTCACAGACCGGAGTCGCCCAGAGCAACTGTTATATCTGGATGGAAAAGCGACATCGGGGTCCAG gaTTGGCCTCTGGACAGCTGTACTCCTATCCTGCCCGGCGCTGGCGGAAAAAACGGCGAGCCCACCCCCCTGAGGATCCACGACTTTCCTTCCCATCTATTAAACCAG ACACAGACCAGAACCTGAAGAAGGAGGGGCTGATCTCTCAGGATGGCAGTAGTTTAGAGGCGCTGTTGCGCACCGACCCTCTGGAGAAGCGAGGTGCCCCAGATCCCCGAGTTGATGATGACAGCTTGGGCGAGTTTCCTGTGACCAACAGTCGAGCACGGAAG CGGATCCTAGAACCTGATGATTTCCTAGATGACCTCGATGATGAAGACTATGAGGAGGATACTCCCAAACGTCGGGGCAAGGGAAAATCCAAG GGTAAGGGTGTGGGCAGTGCCCGTAAGAAGCTGGACGCTTCCATCCTGGAGGATCGGGACAAGCCCTATGCCTGTGACA aTAGTTTCAAACAAAAGCATACCTCGAAAGCGCCCCAGAGAG TTTGTGGGAAACGTTACAAGAACCGACCAGGCCTCAGTTACCACTATGCCCACTCCCACTTGGCTGAGGAGGAGGGCGAGGACAAGGAAGACTCCCAGCCACCCACTCCTGTTTCCCAGAGGTCCGAGGAGCAGAAAT CCAAGAAAGGTCCTGATGGATTGGCCTTGCCCAACAACTACTGTGACTTCTGCTTGGGTGACTCAAAGATCAACAAGAAGACAGGACAGCCAGAGGAGCTGGTGTCCTGTTCTGACTGTGGCCGCTCAG GGCATCCTTCTTGCCTCCAGTTTACCCCTGTGATGATGGCGGCAGTGAAGACCTACCGCTGGCAGTGCATCGAGTGCAAGTGCTGCAACATCTGCGGCACCTCTGAGAATGAC GACCAGCTACTCTTCTGTGATGACTGTGATCGTGGCTACCACATGTACTGTCTTACCCCGTCCATGTCTGAGCCTCCTGAAG